A portion of the Achromobacter sp. MFA1 R4 genome contains these proteins:
- a CDS encoding aspartate/glutamate racemase family protein: MPNTPDSLTADRPAAAPYRLLVVNGNTTATLTDSLAGQGRTFFGTAVQLRSVTAPFGPAYVASRADAALSAHAVLAAVECEAAQAELPFEACVLACFGEPGIGAVRERLNAPVVGMAEASIMTAMQRGDRYAIVTVGQRWPGMLREQIRQLGVESRCAGIRALPGNALDYASRSSDAAATVAGALDAAAEQGADVVILAGAALAGYLPSLPRPPRVPVIDSYRAALAQALALASLERANYFAYTRSRSPSDSPGQ; encoded by the coding sequence ATGCCCAACACCCCGGATTCCCTGACCGCCGACAGACCCGCCGCGGCGCCCTATCGCCTGCTGGTGGTCAACGGCAACACCACCGCCACCCTCACGGACAGCCTGGCCGGCCAGGGGCGCACGTTCTTCGGCACCGCCGTCCAGCTTCGGAGCGTCACCGCGCCCTTCGGCCCCGCCTACGTCGCCAGCCGGGCGGACGCGGCCCTGTCGGCGCACGCGGTCCTGGCCGCCGTCGAATGCGAGGCGGCGCAGGCGGAGCTGCCCTTCGAGGCCTGCGTACTGGCCTGCTTCGGCGAGCCGGGTATCGGCGCGGTGCGCGAGCGGCTGAATGCGCCCGTGGTCGGGATGGCCGAAGCGTCCATCATGACGGCCATGCAGCGCGGCGACCGCTACGCCATCGTGACCGTGGGGCAGCGCTGGCCCGGCATGCTGCGCGAGCAGATCCGCCAACTTGGCGTGGAATCGCGCTGCGCGGGGATACGGGCGCTGCCGGGCAATGCGCTGGACTATGCGTCGCGGTCGTCCGACGCGGCGGCCACGGTGGCCGGCGCGCTGGACGCGGCGGCGGAGCAGGGCGCCGACGTGGTGATCCTGGCGGGCGCCGCGCTGGCGGGCTACCTGCCCAGCCTGCCACGCCCGCCGCGCGTGCCCGTCATCGATTCCTACCGGGCCGCGCTGGCGCAGGCGCTGGCCCTCGCGTCGCTGGAACGGGCAAATTACTTTGCATACACCAGGTCGCGCAGCCCCAGCGACAGTCCTGGCCAGTAG
- a CDS encoding DUF3579 domain-containing protein produces MATRVRQFVIHGVTESGSRFRPSDWAERLAGVMAQFRPAGCAGNHLTYSPYVLPVVIDGVRGIVVDLRLRDLEPLAYKFVVDFARDNNLKTEEREI; encoded by the coding sequence ATGGCAACTCGCGTCAGACAATTCGTAATTCATGGCGTTACCGAAAGCGGTAGCCGCTTCCGTCCCAGCGACTGGGCAGAACGGCTCGCCGGCGTGATGGCACAGTTCCGGCCCGCCGGCTGTGCTGGTAACCACCTCACTTATTCGCCTTATGTGCTTCCCGTCGTGATCGATGGCGTGCGCGGGATCGTGGTCGATCTGCGCCTGCGCGACCTGGAGCCGCTGGCCTACAAGTTCGTGGTGGACTTCGCCCGCGACAACAACCTCAAGACGGAAGAACGCGAAATCTAG
- a CDS encoding aspartate aminotransferase family protein, with amino-acid sequence MSSPLANIYARLPVSFTHGQGVWLWDADGRKYLDALAGIGVSCLGHAHPKLVAAIAEQAARVIHTSNIYEIPQQTALAARLAELSGMQEVAFNNSGSEANEAAIKLARYYAYQRGNRHAHIITMDSSWHGRTLATLAATGSDKARKGFEPLPSGFIQVPYNDLDAVREAGDAEPRTAAVLLEVLQGEGGIRPSDIAYLQALRRLCTERGWLLMIDEVQSGIGRTGKWFAHQWADIRPDVMTLAKGLAGGVPIGAMLAAGPAAGVFTPGSHGTTFGGGPMVCAAGLAVLDALESENLLENARTVGAHLQDRLASALAGTPGVTEVRGRGLMLGIELARPCGVLALRALEAGLLINVTRDRVIRMLPPLILTRDEADRIVAILVPLIQQFLAEKP; translated from the coding sequence ATGAGCTCGCCTCTGGCCAACATCTATGCCCGGCTGCCGGTTTCGTTCACGCACGGCCAGGGCGTATGGCTGTGGGACGCGGACGGCCGGAAGTACCTGGATGCCCTGGCCGGCATCGGCGTCTCGTGCCTGGGCCATGCCCACCCGAAGCTGGTCGCCGCCATCGCCGAGCAGGCCGCGCGCGTCATCCACACCTCGAACATCTACGAAATCCCCCAGCAGACGGCGCTGGCCGCCCGGCTGGCGGAACTCTCGGGCATGCAGGAAGTCGCGTTCAACAACAGCGGCTCCGAAGCCAACGAAGCGGCCATCAAGCTGGCCCGCTACTACGCCTACCAGCGCGGCAACAGGCACGCCCACATCATCACCATGGACTCGTCCTGGCATGGCCGCACGCTGGCCACGCTGGCGGCCACCGGCAGCGACAAGGCGCGCAAGGGCTTCGAGCCCCTGCCCAGCGGGTTCATCCAGGTCCCGTACAACGACCTGGATGCGGTGCGCGAGGCCGGCGATGCCGAGCCCCGCACCGCCGCGGTCCTGCTCGAAGTCCTGCAGGGCGAAGGCGGCATCCGCCCGTCCGACATCGCCTACCTGCAGGCACTGCGCCGCCTGTGCACCGAGCGCGGCTGGCTGCTGATGATCGACGAAGTCCAGTCCGGCATCGGCCGCACGGGCAAGTGGTTCGCGCACCAATGGGCCGACATCCGCCCTGACGTCATGACGCTGGCCAAAGGCCTGGCGGGCGGGGTTCCCATCGGCGCGATGCTGGCCGCCGGCCCCGCCGCCGGGGTTTTCACCCCGGGCAGCCATGGCACCACCTTCGGCGGCGGCCCCATGGTGTGCGCCGCGGGCCTTGCCGTGCTGGACGCGCTGGAATCGGAAAATCTCCTGGAGAACGCCCGCACCGTGGGCGCTCACCTGCAAGACCGCCTGGCCAGCGCGCTGGCCGGCACGCCCGGCGTCACCGAGGTCCGCGGCCGCGGCCTGATGCTGGGCATCGAACTGGCCCGCCCCTGCGGCGTCCTGGCGCTACGCGCCCTGGAGGCCGGCCTGCTCATCAACGTCACGCGCGACCGCGTCATCCGCATGCTGCCGCCGCTGATCCTGACCCGGGACGAGGCCGACCGCATCGTCGCCATCCTGGTTCCGCTCATCCAACAGTTCCTGGCCGAAAAACCATAA
- a CDS encoding TRAP transporter large permease, with amino-acid sequence MSQLMIVSMLIFFGLSVPVAVSIGLASLAGVGTAGLPWVVVAQQLYAALDKYPLVAIPFFILAGNLMEAGGISERMVEFAKSVVGGIQGGLACACVLTCMIFAAVAGSSVATTFAVGAILIPAMIRHGYPAPFAASLQASAAELGVIIPPSIPMILYAVSTDTSTGELFIAGVMPGILIGAALMLYVWLYAKRNNLGKRDGEGRLPLWPAFKNAWLALLMPVIILGGIYGGIFTPTEASVVAVMYAVFVGKFIYRRLSFRQLSVTLHKSVVSTAVIMFVIANAGVFSFLLNRAGVPDALGVWLSQIFDTKFTFLMGMNAALFVIGMFIETSASIVVLAPLLLPVALKFGVEPVHFGIIMVVNLALGMITPPFGVNLFAASAVAKLPLERLIKPLIPFVAVVIVCLLLITYWPGLSLGLRDLVYAK; translated from the coding sequence ATGTCCCAATTAATGATTGTCTCGATGCTGATTTTCTTCGGGCTGTCGGTGCCGGTCGCCGTGTCGATCGGACTGGCCAGCCTGGCGGGCGTCGGCACCGCCGGCCTGCCGTGGGTGGTCGTCGCCCAGCAACTGTATGCCGCGCTGGACAAGTACCCCCTCGTCGCCATTCCCTTCTTCATCCTGGCTGGCAACCTGATGGAAGCCGGCGGCATCTCGGAACGCATGGTGGAGTTCGCCAAGAGCGTGGTGGGCGGCATCCAGGGCGGACTCGCGTGCGCCTGCGTGCTGACCTGCATGATCTTCGCGGCGGTGGCGGGCTCCAGCGTGGCCACCACCTTCGCGGTCGGCGCGATCCTGATCCCCGCCATGATCCGGCACGGCTACCCCGCGCCCTTCGCGGCGTCGCTGCAGGCCAGCGCGGCCGAACTGGGCGTGATCATCCCGCCGTCGATCCCGATGATCCTGTACGCCGTGTCCACCGACACCTCCACTGGCGAGCTCTTCATTGCCGGCGTCATGCCCGGCATCCTGATCGGCGCGGCGCTGATGCTCTACGTCTGGCTCTATGCCAAGCGCAACAACCTGGGCAAGCGCGACGGCGAAGGCCGCCTGCCGCTGTGGCCGGCCTTCAAGAACGCCTGGCTGGCGCTGCTGATGCCCGTCATCATCCTGGGCGGCATCTACGGCGGCATCTTCACCCCCACGGAGGCCTCGGTCGTGGCCGTCATGTACGCCGTGTTCGTGGGCAAGTTCATCTACCGCCGCCTCAGCTTCCGCCAGCTTTCCGTCACGCTGCACAAGTCGGTGGTGTCCACCGCCGTCATCATGTTCGTGATCGCCAACGCGGGCGTCTTCAGTTTCCTGCTCAACCGCGCCGGCGTGCCGGACGCGCTGGGCGTGTGGCTGTCCCAGATCTTCGACACCAAGTTCACCTTCCTGATGGGCATGAACGCCGCGCTGTTCGTGATCGGCATGTTCATCGAGACCTCGGCGTCCATCGTGGTGCTGGCGCCCCTGCTGCTGCCGGTGGCGCTGAAATTCGGCGTCGAGCCGGTGCACTTCGGGATCATCATGGTGGTCAACCTGGCGCTGGGGATGATCACGCCGCCGTTCGGCGTGAACCTCTTCGCCGCCAGCGCGGTGGCCAAACTGCCGCTGGAGCGCCTGATCAAGCCGCTGATCCCGTTTGTCGCCGTCGTGATCGTGTGCCTGCTGCTCATCACCTACTGGCCAGGACTGTCGCTGGGGCTGCGCGACCTGGTGTATGCAAAGTAA